A stretch of Triticum aestivum cultivar Chinese Spring chromosome 1D, IWGSC CS RefSeq v2.1, whole genome shotgun sequence DNA encodes these proteins:
- the LOC123175679 gene encoding BTB/POZ and MATH domain-containing protein 2, translating into MSSTFAGVSILAGGELCPSTESPVVTSTNCGYHLLVVQDYSRTKRATPTGTSICSRPFMVGRHEWCIEYYPNGQKKSCADFISLYVNLLNDDDDAKERVKAKFEFSFIDEAEKHKPMYISGTETLSFRGECLRGYGKFMRKDVLEQSANLMDDCFTVRCDIMVCDTEDAGSSKVLLTEIDQHLNNLLQTKVGADVTFEVSGEMFAAHRFVLAARSKVFMAQFFGPMKEGTAASGAIQIKDMEAKVFRALLSFIYTDSLPLLEEDDMEEDEGEAMEEGQEEEAAEDEMAEVAEQGQGEDAAEDATELQWLQDLLVAADRYDLQRLKFICEKRLSERIGVTSVASTLALAEQRHCRGLKEACLKFIQVQSPLCLQKVMATDGWEPLITTYPSVLNELIAKLASNQK; encoded by the coding sequence ATGTCGTCGACGTTCGCCGGTGTATCCATCCTGGCCGGCGGCGAGCTGTGCCCTTCCACCGAGTCGCCCGTCGTCACCAGCACGAACTGCGGGTACCACCTGCTTGTGGTCCAGGACTACTCGCGGACCAAGCGAGCGACACCCACCGGCACGAGCATCTGCTCTCGCCCTTTCATGGTGGGACGCCATGAGTGGTGCATCGAGTACTATCCTAACGGTCAGAAGAAGAGCTGTGCCGACTTCATTTCTCTATATGTTAACCTTCTCAACGACGACGACGATGCCAAAGAGCGTGTGAAAGCGAAGTTCGAGTTCAGTTTCATCGACGAGGCGGAGAAGCACAAGCCGATGTACATTTCTGGAACCGAGACACTCAGCTTCCGCGGCGAGTGTCTGCGGGGCTACGGCAAGTTCATGAGAAAAGATGTCCTTGAACAATCGGCGAATCTGATGGATGATTGTTTCACCGTCCGGTGTGACATCATGGTCTGCGACACCGAGGATGCCGGTAGCAGCAAGGTGCTCCTGACTGAAATAGACCAACATTTAAACAATCTCCTTCAGACTAAGGTGGGTGCTGATGTGACATTCGAGGTCAGCGGCGAGATGTTCGCTGCACACCGATTTGTGCTTGCAGCCCGATCAAAAGTCTTCATGGCACAATTCTTTGGCCCCATGAAGGAGGGCACTGCTGCATCAGGTGCCATCCAGATCAAAGACATGGAAGCAAAAGTGTTCAGGGCTTTGCTTAGCTTCATCTACACGGACTCACTCCCTCTATTGGAGGAGGACGACATGGAGGAGGACGAAGGAGAGGCCATGgaagaaggacaagaagaggaAGCAGCAGAGGATGAAATGGCAGAAGTTGCGGAACAAGGACAAGGAGAGGATGCAGCAGAGGATGCAACGGAGCTGCAATGGCTACAAGACTTGCTTGTAGCAGCAGACAGATATGATCTCCAGCGCCTCAAGTTTATCTGTGAAAAGCGATTGTCTGAGCGCATAGGTGTGACCTCGGTGGCCTCCACTCTTGCTCTAGCTGAGCAGCGCCACTGCCGCGGATTGAAGGAGGCGTGCTTGAAGTTTATCCAAGTCCAATCGCCCTTGTGTTTGCAAAAAGTAATGGCGACTGATGGCTGGGAGCCGTTAATTACGACCTATCCCTCTGTTTTGAACGAGCTCATTGCCAAACTTGCTTCAAACCAGAAGTAA
- the LOC123175690 gene encoding 65-kDa microtubule-associated protein 3: MSGGDQLLQMETACGALMRELQVIWDEIGEQGAARDTMLLQLQQECLDAYRRKVDQASRCRAQLRQAIADAQAELAAVCSAMAEPPVLVRQKGCGLREELSAIVPYLEEMKKRKAERWNQILDVIGKIKKISSEIRPADFVPFKAPVDQSDLSCRRLEELRMELQSLEKEKSERLKQVMDYLNTLHSLCKVLAVDFKQTISDVHPSLDEDGVPMNISNTTIERLALAIQRLRETKIERMQKLQDLSSTMLELWNLMDTPIEEQQSFQNITCNIAASEPEITEANALSIDVMNFVEAEVLRLEQLKVSKMKDLVLKKQTELEEHRRRAHLVGDEHYATQFNIEAIEAGAIDPSLLLEQIEAYIATVKEDAFSRKDILERVERWLNACEEEAWLEDYSKDDNRYNAGRGAHIMLKRAEKARVLVNKIPGIVDVLTNKVLAWEKERGTEFTYDGVSLLSMLDDYRIVREEKEQEKKRQRDQKKLEDQFKAEQEMLYGSKPSPSSRSNSGKKLTRNPLAGTNRRLSVGGGPVRTPKSLTPQSRSVRSAKKTEDSGTLSPGSRGKGTASPPIKKLSFKASTLGETETPRKPFTQITPGNSIQSTPVRSASNGTEGENRTPKILAAPSPRTPMTVTSPMQMTTTPALTAARAAPVCVSNDKPELCLLESTEYSFEERRLAYLAAHAA; this comes from the exons ATGAGCGGCGGCGACCAGCTCCTCCAGATGGAGACGGCGTGCGGCGCCCTCATGCGCGAGCTCCAG gTCATCTGGGACGAGATCGGGGAGCAGGGCGCCGCGAGGGACACGATGCTGCTCCAGCTCCAGCAGGAGTGCCTCGACGCCTACCGGAGGAAGGTGGACCAGGCCAGCCGCTGCCGGGCCCAGCTGCGCCAGGCCATCGCCGACGCCcaggccgagctcgccgccgtctgCTCCGCCATGGCCGAGCCGCCCGTCCTCGTCAGGCAG AAAGGATGCGGCTTACGGGAGGAACTAAGTGCAATCGTCCCATATTTGGAAGAGATGAAGAAGAGAAAGGCCGAAAGATGGAATCAGATTCTTGATGTTATAGGCAAGATAAAGAAGATATCATCTGAGATCAGACCTGCAGATTTTGTCCCTTTTAAAGCACCTGTGGATCAATCTGATCTATCCTGCAGAAGGCTAGAAGAGTTAAGAATGGAGCTGCAGTCCCTAGAGAAAGAGAAG AGTGAGCGGCTAAAGCAAGTAATGGATTACCTGAATACTTTGCATTCCTTATGTAAAGTACTTGCCGTTGACTTCAAACAAACAATATCTGATGTACACCCCAGTCTCGATGAGGATGGCGTACCAATGAACATAAGCAACACCACAATTGAGAGGTTGGCGTTGGCAATACAGAGACTACGGGAAACAAAAATTGAAAGGATGCAGAAG CTTCAAGATCTCTCGTCTACAATGCTCGAACTATGGAATCTTATGGATACGCCGATAGAAGAGCAACAGTCATTCCAGAATATAACATGCAATATTGCTGCATCAGAACCTGAAATAACAGAGGCCAATGCCCTTTCCATTGATGTCATGAACTTT GTAGAAGCTGAGGTATTGAGGCTTGAGCAACTGAAAGTCAGTAAAATGAAGGACTTAGTTCTTAAGAAGCAAACAGAACTAGAAGAGCATCGTCGACGGGCGCATTTGGTTGGAGATGAACATTATGCAACTCAGTTCAATATCGAGGCCATTGAAGCAG GTGCTATTGATCCCTCACTTCTTCTAGAACAAATCGAGGCATACATCGCAACAGTTAAAGAAGATGCTTTTAGCAGGAAGGATATACTTGAGCGAGTTGAAAGGTGGCTAAATGCATGTGAGGAGGAAGCTTGGTTAGAGGATTACAGCAAA GATGATAACCGATATAATGCTGGGAGGGGTGCACATATTATGCTCAAGAGAGCTGAAAAAGCCCGTGTTTTGGTTAACAAGATACCAG GAATTGTGGACGTTCTTACAAACAAAGTTCTAGCTTGGGAGAAAGAAAGGGGCACTGAGTTTACTTACGATGGT GTTAGTCTTTTGTCGATGCTTGATGATTATAGGATAGTTCGTGAAGAAAAGGAGCAGGAAAAGAAGAGACAAAGG GATCAGAAGAAGCTTGAGGATCAATTCAAAGCTGAGCAGGAGATGCTGTACGGATCAAAGCCGAGCCCTTCATCAAGGTCGAACAGCGGGAAGAAGCTTACCAGAAACCCCTTGGCTGGTACAAACCGGAGGCTGTCTGTCGGCGGAGGACCAGTGCGAACTCCAAAATCATTGACACCTCAGTCAAGATCCGTCCGTTCAGCCAAGAAGACAGAAGATAGTGGCACTCTGTCCCCTG GTAGTAGAGGCAAAGGCACTGCCAGTCCTCCGATCAAGAAGTTATCATTCAAGGCAAGTACTCTTGGTGAGACTGAAACCCCTCGTAAACCCTTCACGCAGATCACACCCGGAAATAGCATCCAATCGACGCCCGTGCGGTCTGCCTCCAATGGTACCGAAGGCGAGAACCGAACTCCCAAGATACTCGCAGCACCAAGTCCTAGGACGCCGATGACGGTGACCTCTCCTATGCAAATGACCACAACGCCTGCTCTGACTGCCGCAAGAGCTGCACCTGTCTGCGTCTCCAATGACAAGCCGGAGCTGTGTTTGCTAGAGAGCACCGAGTACTCCTTTGAAGAGAGGCGCCTTGCCTATCTCGCTGCGCATGCCGCTTGA